A region of the Vigna unguiculata cultivar IT97K-499-35 chromosome 9, ASM411807v1, whole genome shotgun sequence genome:
GACTGGAATCCTGGTTCTTAGCTGATTAGAAATGGCTGAAAAAGCTTGTCCACGAAAGAAAACCGTAATTTTTCTTGCAGTTGGTGGATCCAAATCCAGCTGTTAGTGGAAATGAATATCAATGTCCCTCTTAACGTACAAACAAACACCCCTTGTGGATACGGTCACTGACACTCCAACCATTAAGCATGCACTCCTCAAATGTGTCCATTTATTCACTGAACCTCCCACCATCACATCACTTTTCAGTATTTCTTCAATTCATTGAATCTCAATCATACAACTACAGAGGCTaacatgtatattttaaaaacatcaaGTATGCTCTAATGTTTCTTCTTTAGTACAAAtctttaaataactaaataatatatgtgAGGAATAAATCCAAACCACACACACGTACGCACACACATATGAGAGGTGCTGATCTTGATTTATTAGTTTGTCCTAGCTCTGTTTTGATCCTTATTTTACTGTACGAGgttaaacattatttaacaacaATGGGCAGTGAATTTATTCAGATTAACGAAGCAGCAATCACTGCTAGGAAAGAGAAGACAGTCTCAATCGGTACAATTACGCTTAATTTTTTCTGCAATTGAGATCTGATACTTCACATGTTCTTAACATAATTTTCGTCTTATCTTACATTATCAAACTCACATCAACATAAACAACTCTATAATAAATCATATTTGAGCATTAGGTTTAGGAATCGATCATATAAAGTTTACCCATACTTATAATCATATTTCTGGTACAGAGCTCCTTTTTCCTTCAACTAGATCTTGTGTAGGCAGAAATCTAGATATTATGTAAGTATTCTGGTATGTGTTAATAGTGCGTGTGTGaagttgatttttttgaatgaaGATTGATCCAGTGGAAGGAGAGTAAGGCGAGAAATTACAGTAGTATGGACCAGATCtgaatatattacaaattacaTATGGAGGAATTGATGGAAGGTGTGAAATATTGTAAAAGTGATGGACAGAGAGACAGCGTTAATGAAGCAAGGGGAAACACTCACGATTGGTAGCTGAAGGAAGCACTATGTAATGAAGAACAATGAATAAATCAGAGAAACTGCGGAAGAAAAGAAGGAGAGAGTCCCTAAAAAGTTGGGGGTGTCCGTGATGGTTGTCGTGGAGAGTGATATTGTTTCTGCAAAGAGGGCAAGTAGAATGGTCGTGGAACCAGGGAGCAATACAATGAAGGTGAAAACGGTGGTGGCATCCCGGTAAGGTCCGTATCTTCTTCCCTCCATCAGAGATTTCACACAGACACACTGCACAACAATCTCCTTCACTCTTCTTTCCTCCATCACCATAATTTCTGCTATACACTTTATTGCTTCGGATTTTCAAAACAATTGCAAAGGCTGTAACAGTGAGTATGAAGACCAGTGTGGTGACCATGTTtcctcttctcttttcttttcttttcttttcttttcttttcttttcttttcttttcttctcttttcttcttcttcctggaATTTATTGATAGCCACTCAGACACCAGCGCCTGCAATGCATGCATGCCGGCTTTCAATAATGAGTTCCTTTGTCTTAGTGTCATTGGCCTAATGTAAtccgcttttttttttttttttttttacaatattggTGTTAGAaatcagaaaacaaaaatcaaaatctCATTTAAATTTgcttcaattaaattttaattaaaattttcgaTTACATCTTTGTGAAAAATTTGGACTcctattaaatatattttattttcatctaattATTTTACCTTCTTTCTTTAATCTTCTCCAACTCACCAAAATGAAACTAATCACCATGCAATCAATATGGAGCAGTTATAGATATCGTATTATTAATTTACTGCATTAGTGGTTGTGGAAAGATGGTacagaaataaatttaaaaaaagaaagttagaAAAGCAGATAACCAGCCAAACTCCTTTTGtgttttaaataatgttattttgaaAGCGAAGTGCATGAATTAGAAAATATGCGAGGCCCAAAATGGATGGGTTTGGAGGGGCGCGAAGGTGAAGCCCAACGAGGAAGCCCAACCCAGAGTGTCAGAGTGATTGACATTTCACAATTTACATGTATTCTTGGTACTACTATCTTAACCGATTGGTTCCATTATCCTATTTTTCAATTTGTGGTGTGCGAGCGAACAAGCTTCTTTCAAAGCTGCTTCTTCTTCTGCTTCTTCCTCCGAGAAAAGGAGAGGAGATGCACTTTACGCTTCCCTGAATTGCACGCACTCTCTGAGCTTCCATGCCTTTGTTTGGTAACTTTACGTTTCTTCCTAATCTACGCGATTCATAGGATGGTTAAATGTTGTTAATTTGGGTTCTGTTGCGTTTTGAGCAGAGATTACGAATGCGCAACTATCCTTCCGTTATTCTCTGACGTTGAAGGCCCCAATGCCGTACCATGCGCCCAGAGGGTCCTGGATTTGCTTGGACAACCTTAGAAACAGAAAGGAGGCTAAGCTGAATGTGATTAAGGCTGTTGCCACCTTCGAACCTAACACTGTCGCTGCAAAACCACACTCCAACCACTTGGATGTAGTTCCTCTAACCCCTCCTTCCTTTGACCTTCAATTTTCCGACCAAGATACACAACAACCTCAACCCGATGACAGGGAGCAGTTGAGAAGAATGAGGATATCCAAAGCTAATAAAGGAAACACGCCCTGGAATAAAGGAAGAAAGCACTCTCCTGGTATGCTACcctactttcttttctttgctTTCATTCTCTTCTTCATTCCATCTCATTCTCAATTATGTGTCACCTCCAGAGACTTTGCGCAAAATCAAAGAAAGAACAAGGCTCGCGATGCAGAACCCTAAGGTGATGTCATGTAAGAATATTCTTATGTCTTTGTTCAActaacatttttcatattaattaataacaCAACATCCAATCCATCTTAATTCTCTTCACCTCGAATGCCTCACTATTTCAAAGCAAAGCACACGATATCTCATGTTCCTAATTTTTTAGCCTCTCTCTGCTTCGCCTAACTGTTTCTTAGAGTCCCATAAAATAATCTATCATGATTAATCAGTAGTAAATTTAGAtgtgaaaatgatattttgaatatttgctcATGTAACATTTGTGTATTGATTTCCTTAATAACATTTGGTAATGCAGATAAAAATGAAGCTCAGTAATCTTGGCCACTCTCAAACGTAAGCATATGCCTAATGCCTTTCCACTTTGGTTGCTGTTACCAGTAAATACTGCTTCTCATGTTGGTCAAAATGAATGCTGCTCTGCTTctttgttattaataatatctGCCTTCTTCATTGATTGCACAGCACAGAAACAAGAATGAAGATTGGTGCTGGAGTGAGAAGGCGATGGGAAGAGAGGCGTGAAAAGAAGAAGGCAGTGGAGTCTTGCTGCTTTGAGTGGAAAAATTTAATTGCAGAAGCTTCTAGAAAAGGCTTTGTTGGTCAGGAAGAGCTGCAGTGGAATTCTTATGAAACCTTGGATGAACAGCTGAAGCAGCAGTGGTTGATGAGTGTTGACCAAAGGAAACAAATGATAAAGACATCAGGTGGCAAAAGAGCACCCAAGTCCCCTGAGCAGAGAAGGAAAATTGCAGAAGCCATTAGTGCAAAATGGGCTGATCCTGTAAGTCTGTATGCTAAATACATTGAGGTTGGGTAAATAATTGCTATACTGCCACGAAATGTTCCCTAGATCTTTCACGTATCTTTCGCGCTAGTTGATACACATAAAAAGTTTTATGTCATGGACACTAATTTTTGTATGTCTAGCATTTTTGCCATATCTAAAAAGTGGACGTTGATATGTATGTGTTTACTCTATCCTTGATGTGCACTTTGACTTGTATTCTTACGTATGTTTGAATAACTTGTCATCCCAAATGTGGTAGATAAGTCTACTCAAAACTTTGTACCCTAACAAATAATGCTTTGTCAAAGTACTCAGACTGATTTGGGAgcttcttttttactttttcccCCTCTAAAAGAGCAATTTATTTCTGTTAAATCAGGAATACCGTCAAAGAGTTTATTCTGCATTGTCCAAGTATCACGGCACGGAAGTTGGAGCTGAAAGGAAAACTAGAAGAAGGCCAAAAGATGATACCCAACCTATCAAGAAGAAACCTACAAAAAAGAGAGATACTGTTACTAGTGCTCATGTTAAGAATGACTCAAAATCCCATAAGACCATCCTGTTGAAAAAAAGTAAATCCCCAGCCTACAAGGATCCTTTGGTGAATTCTAAGCTTGAAATGATAAAGAATATTAGAGCACAGAGAGCTGCTTCGGAAACCACACAAATTCAAGCCATTGAACGAGCAAGGTAAACCCATTTTCTACTAGCAAGGATCAGTGTAGAagattatattatttcaataataagtaaataatccCCCTCCCTCTcccaaacacacacacaacctttttttttttttt
Encoded here:
- the LOC114163350 gene encoding uncharacterized protein LOC114163350, with translation MPLFEITNAQLSFRYSLTLKAPMPYHAPRGSWICLDNLRNRKEAKLNVIKAVATFEPNTVAAKPHSNHLDVVPLTPPSFDLQFSDQDTQQPQPDDREQLRRMRISKANKGNTPWNKGRKHSPETLRKIKERTRLAMQNPKIKMKLSNLGHSQTTETRMKIGAGVRRRWEERREKKKAVESCCFEWKNLIAEASRKGFVGQEELQWNSYETLDEQLKQQWLMSVDQRKQMIKTSGGKRAPKSPEQRRKIAEAISAKWADPEYRQRVYSALSKYHGTEVGAERKTRRRPKDDTQPIKKKPTKKRDTVTSAHVKNDSKSHKTILLKKSKSPAYKDPLVNSKLEMIKNIRAQRAASETTQIQAIERARLLIAEAEKAAKALEVAATKSPFAQSSLIETRKLIAEAIQSLESIDTQAITDSNVPSVGLSEVNQEKESASEVLNQSKMAPVNGHTTLSSMDYKFSENFRKFSLEKPVNGEPERLLTNGCPSFPFSLNSQISESSPSNQQREAEQDQRSEYETEPSPIVMGIQSLENETVSRSPIVVSKRWVRGRLVEVAEEKQ